In a single window of the Acyrthosiphon pisum isolate AL4f chromosome X, pea_aphid_22Mar2018_4r6ur, whole genome shotgun sequence genome:
- the LOC115033256 gene encoding uncharacterized protein LOC115033256 codes for MCLWLHNLQNKLFGVITIWNEHNHSINTAEALRYLKATDDLRQTFEEYMNDGMTMTEAIRYHESVMTMMNCSAEDFANARLNPIYRTVQNWHEKWRSTHLGPRTGQGVIMVCY; via the exons ATGTGCCTATGGTTACATAATTTACAGAATAAATTGTTTGGTGTTATTACAATTTGGAATGAACACAACCATAGCATTAACACAGCAGAAGCCCTTAGATATTTGAAAGCAACAGATGATTTAAGACAAACTTTTGAGGAATATATGAATGATGGAATGACAATGACAGAAGCCATTCG CTATCATGAAAGTGTGATGACTATGATGAATTGTTCAGCTGAAGATTTTGCTAATGCTAGACTAAATCCTATTTATAGAACTGTACAAAACTGGCATGAAAAATGGAGATCTACACATTTAGGCCCTCGTACCGGTCAAGGTGTAATCATGGTATGTTATTAG